In the Quercus lobata isolate SW786 chromosome 5, ValleyOak3.0 Primary Assembly, whole genome shotgun sequence genome, one interval contains:
- the LOC115988836 gene encoding uncharacterized protein LOC115988836, with protein sequence MMNEPKVQEKLLDLMHIVNEVPNLLKSFSDAARRQYLGKVIKAFGDMIGSDLTDDQDDKLEQEAKRLEQDSGIMLAAASSGVTFKKEEGGEASDQREQILRSKSEEGFKKERVGGTGKKSSMECIKESIESDKEFGVLNVKSSSLGLCCLV encoded by the coding sequence GAGAAACTGCTAGACTTGATGCACATCGTGAATGAGGTTCCAAATTTATTGAAGAGTTTCAGTGATGCAGCAAGGAGGCAGTACTTAGGTAAGGTGATAAAAGCCTTCGGAGATATGATAGGGTCTGACTTAacggatgatcaagatgataaaCTCGAACAGGAGGCTAAAAGATTGGAACAAGATTCCGGCATAATGTTAGCCGCAGCAAGTAGTGGTGTAACattcaagaaagaagaaggTGGCGAGGCTTCAGATCAAAGAGAGCAAATACTGAGGAGTAAAAGTGAAGAAGGATTCAAGAAAGAACGAGTCGGTGGAACTGGAAAGAAGAGTTCGATGGAGTGCATAAAAGAGTCTATAGAATCTGATAAGGAATTTGGGGTTCTGAATGTGAAAAGTTCAAGCTTGGGATTATGCTGTCTCGTTTGA